In the genome of Arachis stenosperma cultivar V10309 chromosome 6, arast.V10309.gnm1.PFL2, whole genome shotgun sequence, the window CTGATAATGCTGCGAATTATGTATCTGCTGGAAAACTCATTCATGAAAAGTATCCAAACATTTTTTGGTCTCCTTGTGCTGCTCATTGCATCAATCTTATCTTAAAAGACATAGCAAGTCTTCCTCACATAGCTGACCTTGCCTCTCGTGCTTCAAAAGTGACTGTCTTTGTTTACAATCATATGATTTTCTTGTCATGgcttagaaaaagaaaagagtggAAAGAAATTGTTCGACCAGGTGTAACACGTTTTGCTACTGTTTTCATTACTTTGAAAAGTATATATGATCATAAACAAGACTTGCAAGCATTGGTGATTGACAAATATTTCACTTCTCATAAATTATCCAAGAGTGTCAATGGGAAGATGGTtagttcaattatcttggaTAGTAAGTTTTTGGAGGATTGTTTTACTACTGTTATGCTTGTTGGTCCTCTAATTAAGTTATTGAGGCTTGTTGATGCTGATGAGAAACCTTCTCTGGGTATCGTGTATGCGGGCATGCAAAGAGCCAAAATTAATATCAAGACAATGTTTAGAAATAGGAAATCTGCATACACACCTTATACAAGTATCTTGAAAATGCGGTGGGATAAGCATTTGAAGCGTGACCTCCATGCAGCAGCATACTTTTTGAATCCAGATTACTTCTATAGTGAGGGGTTTGTTGAGAAGGCAAATATCTTGAGGTCTTTGCTTGATTTATTTGATATTGAAACTCTTTGCGATGACTCGGTTGCCGCAATGCAAGAGATACAGTTGTATCGAGATCGAAAAGGAAGTTTTGGAAGGGAAAGTGCATTGAAAGCAATTAAGAGACTTGAACCTGGTAAGTATTTATATTTCTATGTTCAATTTACTTTGAatgttttttaaatattgaatgaGAATTGATAGTTGAATTTCATATTCTGGTAGGTGAATGGTGGAGGCTACACGGTGGGAGTGCTCCTAACTTGCAAAAATGGCAATTCGTCTTCTTCATCAACATCTCATCATCCGGCTGCGAGAGGAACTGGAGCCTCTTTGAACAAATCCATTCAAAGAGGAGGAACCGATTAGAGCATCAAAGGCTAAGTGACATTGTTTATGTCACTTATAATCTACGCCTTCAATCTAGAATGCAtcgcaagaagaagaagaagacaatatGATCCACATTGAGGCATTGAAAATTTAATCTATACGGATAATGCTATGCCTTCATATCCTACAGGTTATGAAATAGCAAAACTTGTCATTTCCTCTCATATCTGATATAGTTctaactttaattttttcttggttttctattttattttattagatggAGGAGATGTGGAACTTGATATGGATTTCCTAATGTTGCTGATTCTTCAAATACAGCTTCTTTTGGTGGTACCTCTGATGATGGTGGCTTGGATACCTGTTTATGATGGAGATGTTGGAACActtaatgataattatgattttgATGAGTGCATCTTTGATTAGTTGAAAACTTGTAGTAATTGtatcttttgaatgtagaatATTAGGGTTGTCATTATGTACgtttattttttgttagttaTAAACTTTAATGTTTGAAGTTGTTTGTGAACCTCTAATATTAAGTAAggataatttattatgtgaaaatattaaatttattaagtTAGAAATTATGAATTTATATACTAagatattttaagttttaataattttatttaatatttaattaaaccggttgaacccCGGTCGAACCAGTGAACCATTAAACCAGTGACCTCACCGGTTCATTGACCGGTCCAGTTTTCGCAACCTTGCTCAAGTCTCAACAGTCAAAATtattcaacaattattcaattcAGTAACAAGTCCACGGATtaactaacaacaattattcaGCAATTATTCAAGCCAGTAACAACAACAAGGTTCACAGACTAACTAACAAGTAACATcaattattcaataattatagtttaaaaaaatgtaatacCTAGAACTAAATGCTAGAACTGGCGTCGGCGAGACAGTGGCTGCGCAACGGAGGCAGGAGGCGAGGCCGGCGACGGTGGTTTCGAAGCTCAAGCATGGCTGCACACGATGGAGGATAACGACTTTGCGACAGAGGCTTCAAAGCTCCAAGTTGCGATGGCGGCGGGACGGAAGTGAAGGAGGAGCTCAATGATGATGAGAGGAAGGGTGATGGCCTGATGGGAGTGGTGCGCGTGTTTGCCGTTTTAAATCCCCGGTTTTGGCATCTATCTGAATAGTTTTTAGCATCGATTTACGGTTCGACCGGCCGATTCGaaccggttttcagaaccttgggCAAGAGTGAGTAAATAATCTGTGCTTCTTGGGAGAGACCGAGAGAGTGAGCTTTAGGACGCTTGGGGCCTTCGGTTTGCCATTGGCAGATTAGGGTTTAtgtttttttaaactaaaacgACGTAATAGTGGGAGGTTTTtctagaaaataattaattttttattcgtCCGGTTTTCAAAAACCGGCTCACCAAACCCAAACGGGCCAAACAAGTTTTTAAAAACTAGTGTATAAGAAAGACACATAATTATCGATCTGTACAccggaaaaaaaaaacataattatcaatataattttctataaatatgtataaatacGAGATTAATTAAAGTGATAactattttaacttttaattacAAAGTATTAGATTCAAAtcttaaaaatgataaaatagtttatataaattatattgaatgaATTATACATGGTAGATAATaggattaaatattttttattcctaAGTTCTCGagtcaaaatcaaaattatctTCGACCTTTTTTTCtcattaaaatcatcctcaatgTTATAAAATCATAATTAGTATGAACGTTTTAAGGCGCCCCCAATATATGTTTTCAGATACCACTATACAATTACAACCCGTCTTTACTCAATGGATACAAAATACCCACGCTTTAGCACCAAACACAACGGCTTCTGGTGCAACAACAAGCACCAGTTTGACTTGGGGCGGTGGTGGTTTAGTGGCAGTGGGGGACAAGGTTGCTTTCTTACCTATTCCATTAGGAACTGTAGATTTTTTGGTCCATCACATTCATGCATTTACAATTCATATAACGGTATTGATACTCCTAAAGGGTGTTCTATTTGCTCATAGCTCACGATTAATACCGGATAAAGCAAATCTCGGTTTTCGTTTCCCTTGTGATAGACCTGGAAGAGGAGGGACATGCCAAGTATCCGCTTGGGATCATGTCTTCTTGGGGCTATTCTGGATGTACAATGCAATTTCAGTAGTCATATTCCATTTCAGTTGGAAAATGCAGTCAGATGTTTGGGGTACTATAAGCGATCAAGGGGTAGTTACTCATATCACAGGAGGAAACTTTGCGCAGagttccattaccattaatgggtGGCTCCGCTCTTTCTTATTGCCCTTATGTGATTTGAACCGGCGTAAGGAGGTTCAGTCAAGTATAGTATCATGCTTATTCGGCAATGGGTTAACCTCATCACCCCGATCTTCATCATCACTTATGACAGCGATAGAAAGACATCAAGCTTTTATCATCATTTGAGACGTCGTTAATGGTTCCTCTTTTCAACTTTCCAATTCAAAAAAGGGAGATGGAGAGGAATGTCTAGgttggtggtgcacgaaattgtgatcatcaatggcgccattaacatggtacgctcaattgcaatctcaactctttatcacaacttcgcacaactaaccagcaagtgcactgggtcgtccaagtaataaaccttacgcgagtaagggtcgatcccacggagattgttggtatgaagcaagctatggttaccttgtagatctcattcaggcagattcaaatggttatggatgatttatgaataaagcataaaataaagatagagatacttatgtaattcattggtgagaatttcagataagcgtatggagatgctttgtcccttccgtctctctgctttcctactgtcttcatccaatccttcttactcctttccatggcaagctgtatgttgggcatcaccgttgtcaatggctacagtcccgtcctctcagtgaaaatgttcaacgcgctctgtcacagcacggctaatcatctgtcggttctcaatcaggttggaatagaatctattgattcttttgcgtctgtcactaacgcccagccttcaggagtttgaagctcgtcacagtcattcaatcattaaatcctactcagaataccacagacaaggtttagaccttccggattctcttgaatgctggtggatgaaattgtgatccatgttctaattattttgagatgaaggcttctaaggggcaccagctgaattcacaactccgttcaactaaccagcaagtgtactgggtcgtccaagtaataaaccttacgtgagtaagggtcgaatccacagagattgttggtatgaagcaagctatggtcaccttgtaaatctcagttaggcagagtaaaattgtttatgggttcgaaaattaataataagaaaatagatgatatataataaaagggatagaagacttatgcaaattcattggtaggaattttagttaagtatatgaagatgctgtatggctcaaggacgcctgctattctcctgcttctactcaatccttcttactcctttccatggcaagctgtgtataggggttcaccatcagcggtggctactttcaatcctctcgggaaaatggtcctctgcggctgtcactcgcatggctaatcgtctggaggcatcacccatggttgatggctacatcccatcctcgcagtgaaaactacgctcacgcactctgtcacagcacggctaatcactggttggttcctgcgcctactggagaatcccttgattcttttgcgtttgtcactaacgcccagcacttgcaagtctgaagcacatcacagtcattcattaccggaatcctactcggaataccacagacaaggttagactttccggattttcaggatcctactcggaataccacagacaaggtgagactttccggatcctcataaatgccgccatctatctagcttataccacgaagattctgttggggaatctaagagatacacattcaagctctgttgcatgtagaacggaagtggttgtcaatcacgcgcattcataagtgagaatgataatgagggttattgactcatcatattcatcatgttcttgggtgcgaatgaatatcttggaataagaataagagagatttgaataaaagaaaatagaacttcattaatacttgaggtacagcagagctccacacccttaatctatggtgtgcagaaactccaccgttgaaaatacataagcgaaaggtccaggcatggccgaatggccagcccccatgtggtcacaagaccgaatgatcaaagacgtctaatacaatagttaaatgttctatttataataaactagctcctagggtttacatgagtaagtaattgatgcataaatccacttctggggcccacttggtgtatgcttgggctgagcttgatcaatccatgagctgaggcttctcttggagttgaactccgagttatgacgtgttttgggcgttcaactccggatcatgacgtttttctggcgtttaattaactctagacagcagcatgtacttggcgttcaacgccaagttacgtcatcattcttcgaataaagtatggactattatatattgctggaaagccctggatgtctactttccaacgccattgagagcgcaccaattggagttctgtagctccagaaaatgcatttcgaatgcagggaggtcagaatccaacagcatcagcagtccttttgtcagcctttttcagagttttgctcaaattcctcaatttcagtcagaatttacctgaaatcacagaaaaacatacaaactcatagtaaagtcaagaaatgtgaatttaacataaaaactaaggaagacatccctaaaagtagcttgaacttactaaaaactacctaaaaacaatgccaaaaagcgtataaattatccgctcatcacaacaccaaacttaaattgttgcttgtccccaagcaactaaaaatcaagtaggataaaaagaagagaatatactataaattccaaaatatcaatgaaatattaattataattaaatgagcgggacttgtagctttttgcttctgaacagtttaggcatctcactttttcctttgaagtttagaatgattggcttctctaggaacttagaattttggatagtgttattgactttcttagttaagcatgttgattcttgaacacagctactaatgagtcttggccgtggccctaagcactttgttttccagtattaccaccggatacataaatgccacagacacataactgggtgaaccttttca includes:
- the LOC130934458 gene encoding uncharacterized protein LOC130934458, which codes for MGDKGKRRAIAATPIGSYFKERTTLGSQPALKSVLASKQVKHKVKLGLARWIIDARIPFNAIQSPYFQPALDGVAAIGPGFKGPSYDEMRVHLLADLKKECQLLVEGYRSSWKRTGCTLMADGWTDQRQRTLINFLVYCPAGMSFVKSVDASDMIKTADTLFKLFAEVIEWVGSSNIVHVVTDNAANYVSAGKLIHEKYPNIFWSPCAAHCINLILKDIASLPHIADLASRASKVTVFVYNHMIFLSWLRKRKEWKEIVRPGVTRFATVFITLKSIYDHKQDLQALVIDKYFTSHKLSKSVNGKMVSSIILDSKFLEDCFTTVMLVGPLIKLLRLVDADEKPSLGIVYAGMQRAKINIKTMFRNRKSAYTPYTSILKMRWDKHLKRDLHAAAYFLNPDYFYSEGFVEKANILRSLLDLFDIETLCDDSVAAMQEIQLYRDRKGSFGRESALKAIKRLEPGEWWRLHGGSAPNLQKWQFVFFINISSSGCERNWSLFEQIHSKRRNRLEHQRLSDIVYVTYNLRLQSRMHRKKKKKTI